The following proteins come from a genomic window of Acanthopagrus latus isolate v.2019 chromosome 5, fAcaLat1.1, whole genome shotgun sequence:
- the trpm6 gene encoding transient receptor potential cation channel subfamily M member 6 isoform X2: protein MSFTEKSRKSWIEETFFKRECVKFIPSSRDLHRCIPVCQVCQNLIRCCCGRLIGEHIWQESSPPISLYPGPGQDVEEDWSIELHTKASPTNAYGIVDFEDTATRVCRAKFVRVAVDSKPEALLQLMLREWQMERPKLLLTVQGGSENFTLPPKVKQAFSKGLMTAAVSTGAWILTDGINTGVSKYVGEAVKTFGGHDLRKRNTVGITPWGVIDNNTDLIGRDVFRPYQPLGNPLSKRACLNGFHSHFLLVDDGTLGKHGCQQGLRKKLEKHIQLQKIHPRLNQGVPVVCVVVEGGPAMVSTVLDYVSSAPPVPVFVFEGSGRAADLLAFLHKQTANDRQLDPDIKEDFHVRIEGVFGVERAEASQLYNLLLQCMDHRQSITIFDSESEDNMTPDAAILTATLKGTRASPAEQLSMALAWDRADIAQKDVLVHGQHWQAGSMEQAMLDALVMDRVSFVKLLIDNGMTMSRFLTVDRLEELYNTPQGQTDRFLHHLVEDVKQTSLPLGYRLSIIDMGLVIEYLIGGAYRSTYTRKHFRAAYSRLQDKEGRWDSSTSLSKQRRGLTPNSSRGRSLQDLHFFRTAQPHRPKEQDVSASSSQEITTTPVIDNTPLLVPFNFNDLFVWAVLQQRQQMALFLWQHGEEALARAAVACKLYRSMALEARQSGMDDIISERFKSYSLEFGQLAVDVLDCAFRQNEQMAMKLLTSEMEAWSHFTCLQMAVSSCHRPFVSHSCTQTLLTDLWTGPLNMRKNSFLKIILSLLLPPAILLLEFKSKAEMCHVPQSHEAMLFGLDSVKSFPAHKGTDHTGSQDAERGLSFHDKCLGPVSETVSSVTVHCLSWITKLYEFYTAPVVKFWFHTMSYLAFLMLFSYVILVKMGDQPSVQEWIVIAYISSTAVEKTREVLMSEPRKLSQKLKIWFSEYWNVSDFIAILLFLAGLVMRLHPNPYQTAGRISYCLDIIFWFVRVMDLLAVNQHAGPYLTMITKMTTNMFFIVVMMAIVLLSFGVSRKAILSPDEEPSWSLARDVVFQPYWMIYGEVYQSEIDVCDDGHPCPPASFLTPFLQAVYMFFQYIIMVNVLIAFFNNIYFDMASISNKLWKYNRYRYIMTYQERPWLPPPLILLSHMTLALRAIYRRCRGDAEQEERASGLKLLLGHEDRKKLHEFEEKCIKAHFHEKSDGLLSSQINRIRATAKRAKEMCSMIGEITEKVSFIQDSLSDLDGQLGQLQDLSALAVDTLTLLSASDSLHQEEARLAQCRPIAASQHILPHSWTLPHRSGAEWDGLNVRRMLSCKSCKSTPPSLLKGCTLVASRWASQECHVGARGSRGGRQVRTEEGEQGLKEPTTVYHPSEKWPGVSGAASRQTPCESCGPSRCASPLSSRGVESPHHKLWMCDPCLYPSQEETSMEEEEEGQEEEEEEEEEEEEEEEEKKERTQEQLSDTEASRTSSNAFLLSEPQNLSEGVVNPAYSPENSPPSSHCRPFSQQGRTVKSHRWACLSTDRPYGHCRSLSSSVENMTFPGTMTGSFPSLNETLNKESLSSGRSFRDDTLLRCSKTKEWSKSSDFTLVDSTAKSQNRKTVKIQESSPETITTESHLSDACWKKFRRLRGEPTCWSASTSLTQLNFEPMDLLQKQVFSHQDMWSPTHSAWNSWARSMSRRSSLQSGIAPEAVKSPSFQSTDSLYPHYSAVERNNLMRLAHTIPFTPVSIMGGEEVSVYSLEEVPSHVDPESNTVSSWSSRGLSAMLQPLFSEEGSLDGGLRRGCRVLCTWAEQDVLRPGLVYIVKAFRAEVVRTWQRYFHGSTALQLCLREIQQQRAAQKMMTVFNQVKPEDMQHSPRFLDVSLVLWHSNGQWLTIERNMSGDFRKYNNNTGEEIDPCCSLEEMLLAFSHWTYEYSCRELLVLDIQGVGEELTDPTVIMTDNQSGGRGEMLFGPDNLGDAAISGFLQKHSCGACCRRLGLTDLRKCSDSCKNSREAEPMVGKKEQEDDTEL from the exons ATGAGCTTCACTGAGAAG TCACGAAAGTCTTGGATTGAGGAAACCTTCTtcaagagagagtgtgtgaagtTCATCCCCTCCTCTCGGGACCTGCACAG ATGTATTCCAGTATGCCAAGTGTGCCAAAACTTGATCAG ATGTTGTTGTGGCCGTCTGATTGGGGAGCACATCTGGCAAGAGTCCTCTCCCCCCATATCCCTCTATCCTGGTCCTGGACAGGACGTGGAGGAGGACTGGTCCATAGAGCTCCACACCAAAGCCAGTCCCACCAATGCCTATGGGATTGTAGACTTTGAGGACACTGCCACACGTGTTTGCCGGGCCAAG TTTGTACGTGTGGCTGTGGATTCAAAGCCGGAGGCGCTGCTCCAACTGATGCTGAGGGAGTGGCAGATGGAGCGAcccaagctgctgctgactgtccAGGGAGGCTCAGAAAACTTCACCCTGCCCCCTAAAGTCAAGCAGGCCTTCAGCAAAGGGCTGATGACTGCTGCCGTCAGCACTGGGGCATGGATACTCACTGATGGCATTAATACAG GTGTGTCTAAGTATGTGGGCGAGGCAGTGAAAACATTCGGGGGCCACGacctgaggaagaggaacacAGTTGGCATCACACCGTGGGGAGTTATTGACAACAACACTGACCTTATAGGCAGAGAT GTGTTCAGGCCCTACCAGCCACTGGGGAACCCTCTGAGCAAGAGGGCCTGTCTTAATGGTTTCCACTCCCACTTTCTGCTGGTGGATGATGGAACGCTGggaaaacatggctgccagcaAGGCCTCCGGAAGAAGCTGGAAAAACACATCCAACTACAAAAGATACACCCCc GACTGAACCAAGGAGTGccggtggtgtgtgtggtggtggagggaggccCTGCCATGGTGTCCACAGTGTTGGACTACGTGAGCAGTGCGCCCCCtgtgccagtgtttgtgtttgaagggTCAGGCAGGGCTGCCGACCTGCTTGCCTTCTTACACAAGCAGACTGCTAATGACAG GCAGTTGGATCCTGATATTAAAGAGGACTTCCATGTCAGGATTGAAGGTGTGTTTGGCGTAGAGAGAGCAGAAGCCTCTCAGCTCTACAACCTCCTCCTGCAGTGTATGGATCACAGACAGTCT ATAACCATCTTCGATTCAGAGTCAGAAGACAACATGACCCCCGATGCAGCCATTTTGACAGCTACTCTCAAGG GTACCAGGGCCAGTCctgctgagcagctgagcaTGGCGCTAGCCTGGGACAGGGCTGACATTGCCCAGAAAGATGTCCTGGTGCATGGACAGCATTGGCAG GCGGGTTCTATGGAACAGGCAATGCTGGATGCTCTGGTGATGGATCGGGTCAGTTTTGTCAAACTGCTGATTGACAACGGCATGACTATGAGCCGCTTCCTAACTGTGGATCGCCTTGAGGAGCTCTATAACACG CCACAGGGACAGACGGACCGCTTCCTCCACCACCTTGTTGAAGATGTGAAACAG ACTTCTCTTCCATTAGGTTACCGTCTTTCTATCATTGACATGGGCCTAGTGATAGAGTACCTCATAGGAGGAGCCTACCGCAGCACCTACACAAGGAAACATTTTAGAGCAGCTTACAGCCGCCTGCAGGACAAA GAGGGTAGATGGGACAGCTCCACCTCCTTGTCAAAACAGAGACGGGGATTAACACCAAATTCCAGCAGGGGCAGGAGTCTCCAGGACCTGCATTTCTTTAGAACTGCTCAGCCCCACAGACCAAAG GAGCAGGATGTGTCAGCCAGCAGCAGTCAGGAGATCACCACGACTCCTGTCATCGATAACACACCACTGCTGGTTCCCTTTAACTTCAATGACCTCTTTGTATGGGCTGTACTTCAACAAAGGCAGCAGATGGCGCTGTTCCTGTGGCAGCACGGCGAGGAGGCGCTCGCACGTGCAGCGGTGGCCTGTAAACTCTACCGCTCCATGGCCTTGGAGGCACGTCAGAGCGGCATGGACGACATCATATCAGAGCGATTCAAGTCATATTCact GGAGTTTGGTCAGCTGGCTGTGGATGTGTTAGACTGTGCATTTCGTCAGAACGAGCAGATGGCCATGAAGCTGTTGACTTCAGAGATGGAGGCATGGAGCCACTTCACCTGTCTGCAGATGGCTGTCTCTTCGTGTCATAGACCATTCGTCTCACACTCCTGCACCCAGACCCTCCTCACAGATCTCTGGACGGGTCCACTCAACATGAGAAAAAACTCCTTTTTGAAG ATTATTTTGAGCCTTCTTCTGCCCCCCGCCATCTTGCTGCTGGAGTTTAAAAGCAAAGCTGAAATGTGCCATGTACCACAGTCCCATGAGGCTATGCTGTTTGGACTCGACTCTGTGAAGTCGTTCCCAGCCCACAAGGGAACTGATCACACG GGCAGTCAGGATGCAGAGCGAGGCCTGTCTTTCCATGACAAATGTCTTGGCCCTGTGTCAGAAACTGTATCCTCTGTGACTGTGCATTGTCTGTCCTGGATCACAAAACTCTATGAATTCTACACAGCGCCTGTTGTCAAGTTCTGGTTTCACACA ATGTCCTACTTGGCTTTTCTGATGTTATTCTCCTATGTCATCCTGGTGAAGATGGGGGATCAACCCAGTGTTCAGGAGTGGATAGTTATTGCGTACATCTCGTCCACAGCAGTGGAGAAAACCAGAGAG GTACTGATGTCCGAACCGAGGAAGCTGAGTCAGAAGCTGAAGATTTGGTTCTCAGAGTACTGGAATGTATCAGATTTCATtgccatcctcctcttcctggcTGGACTGGTAATGCGTTTGCATCCTAACCCCTACCAGACAGCAGGGCGCATCAGTTACTGTCTGGACATCATCTTCTGGTTTGTCAGGGTGATGGATCTGTTGGCTGTCAATCAGCATGCTGGACCTTACCTCACCATGATCACAAAGATG aCCACTAACATGTTCTTCATCGTGGTGATGATGGCAATAGTGCTGTTGAGCTTCGGGGTGTCCAGGAAAGCCATCCTGTCACCAGATGAGGAGCCGTCCTGGAGCTTAGCTCGAGATGTAGTCTTCCAGCCCTACTGGATGATCTATGGAGAGGTCTACCAATCGGAGATAGATG TCTGTGATGACGGTCATCCATGTCCACCGGCTTCCTTCCTCACGCCCTTCCTCCAGGCTGTCTATATGTTCTTCCAGTATATCATCATGGTCAACGTTCTCATTGCATTTTTTAA caacatctaCTTTGACATGGCGTCAATATCCAATAAGCTGTGGAAGTACAACCGCTATCGCTACATAATGACCTATCAAGAGAGGCCATGGCTGCCACCACCTCTTATCCTCCTCAGTCACATGACCCTAGCTTTGAGAGCTATCTACAGGAGATGTCGTGGAGACGCTGAGCAAGAGGAGAGAGCCTCTGGACTTA AGCTCCTTCTGGGCCATGAGGATCGAAAGAAGCTCCACGAGTTTGAGGAAAAATGTATCAAGGCCCACTTCCATGAGAAGAGTGATGGTCTTCTCAGCAGTCAAATTAACAGGATCAGAGCCACAGCTAAGAG GGCAAAGGAAATGTGCTCGATGATTGGGGAGATCACAGAGAAGGTCAGCTTCATTCAGGACAGCCTGTCAGATTTGGATGGTCAGCTGGGCCAACTCCAGGACCTGTCGGCGCTGGCTGTGGACACcctcactctgctctctgcttctGACAGTCTGCATCAGGAGGAGGCGCGCCTGGCTCAGTGTCGCCCCATTGCAGCATCCCAGCACATCCTCCCTCACAGCTGGACCCTCCCGCATAGAAGTGGAGCAGAATGGGATGGACTTAATGTGCGGCGAATGCTGTCGTGTAAGTCATGTAAAAGTACCCCGCCCTCTTTGCTGAAGGGCTGCACTCTGGTGGCGAGTAGATGGGCATCACAGGAGTGTCATGTTGGAGCCAGAGGGAGCAGGGGAGGAAGACAAGTACGCACCGAGGAGGGAGAGCAAGGACTAAAGGAG CCTACTACCGTTTACCATCCCAGTGAGAAGTGGCCAGGAGTTTCTGGAGCTGCATCCCGACAGACACCCTGTGAGTCCTGTGGACCGTCTCGCTGTGCGTCTCCTCTTTCATCCAGAGGTGTGGAATCACCACATCATAAACTCTGGATGTGTGACCCATGCCTGTATCCCAGTCAGGAGGAAACGtccatggaggaggaggaagagggacaagaagaagaagaagaagaagaagaggaagaagaagaagaagaagaggaaaagaaggaaaggacGCAGGAACAGCTGTCAGACACAGAAGCATCCAGAACCTCGAGCAATGCTTTCCTTCTGTCTGAACCTCAAAACCTCTCTGAGGGTGTGGTAAATCCTGCCTATTCTCCAGAAAATAGCCCACCAAGTTCTCACTGCAGACCCTTCAGCCAACAAGGAAGAACTGTGAAATCTCACAGGTGGGCGTGCCTGTCCACAGACCGCCCCTACGGCCACTGCAGATCCCTGTCATCCAGTGTGGAGAATATGACCTTCCCTGGCACAATGACAGGGTCATTTCCTTCTcttaatgaaacactgaacaaagaaaGTTTGTCCAGTGGAAGGAGTTTTAGAGACGACACATTGCTACGATGCAGCAAGACAAAAG agTGGTCCAAGTCCTCTGACTTCACTCTAGTTGACAGCACAGCCAAAAGCCAGAACAGGAAGACGGTGAAGATACAAGAGAGCAGTCCAGAAACT ATAACCACGGAGTCCCACTTGTCTGATGCCTGCTGGAAAAAGTTCCGGAGACTTAGAGGGGAACCTACATGTTGGTCGGCTTCAACCAGCCTCACTCAGCTCA ACTTCGAACCAATGGATTTGTTACAGAAACAAGTGTTTTCCCATCAG GATATGTGGAGCCCCACTCATTCAGCATGGAACAGCTGGGCCAGATCCATGAGCAGGAGGTCTTC TTTACAGAGTGGGATTGCTCCTGAAG CAGTGAAGAGCCCCTCATTCCAGTCCACTGACAGTTTGTACCCGCACTATtcag CTGTGGAGAGAAACAACCTAATGAGACTGGCTCACACCATCCCCTTCACACCTGTTTCCATTATGG GAGGTGAAGAGGTGAGTGTCTACTCTCTGGAGGAAGTGCCCTCTCATGTTGACCCTGAATCCAACACAGTCTCTTCCTGGTCATCACGAGGCCTGTCTGCCATGCTGCAGCCCCTCTTCAGTGAGGAGGGCTCTCTGGATGGGGGTCTACGGCGGGGCTGCAGGGTGCTGTGTACCTGGGCGGAACAGGACGTGCTCAGACCTGGTCTGGTATACATAGTCAAAGCCTTTAGAGCGGAGGTGGTTCGTACCTGGCAGAGGTACTTCCATGGTagcacagcactgcagcttTGTTTAAGA GagatccagcagcagagagcagcccAGAAGATGATGACAGTGTTCAACCAGGTCAAACCTGAAGATATGCAACACTcaccaag GTTTCTAGATGTGTCGCTGGTCCTCTGGCATTCAAATGGCCAGTGGCTGACTATTGAGAGGAACATGTCTGGTGACTTCAGgaagtacaacaacaacacaggagaggagattGACCCCTGCTGTTCACTGGAAGAAATGCTGCTAGCATTCTCCCACTGGACGTATGAGTACTCATGTAGAGAGCTTCTGGTGCTCGATATACAAG GAGTGGGAGAAGAACTGACTGATCCAACCGTGATTATGACAGACAATCAAAG TGGTGGCAGGGGTGAGATGCTGTTTGGTCCTGATAACCTTGGAGATGCTGCCATCAGTGGGTTCCTGCAGAAGCACTCTTGTGGCGCCTGCTGCCGCAGACTGGGCCTAACAG attTAAGGAAGTGTTCGGACAGCTGCAAGAACAGCCGTGAGGCAGAGCCAATGGTGGGGAAGAAAGAACAAGAAGACGATACGGAGTTGTAA